From a single Fusobacterium pseudoperiodonticum genomic region:
- a CDS encoding DUF3290 domain-containing protein → MRFYSYNYLLEQIAKFDWWGAAFPLFLIICLIFTFFKYNKGHKDSKFRELAIIFTLTIIVVISIKITQYQKSHSNDNRYRQAVHFIEVIAEDLKTDKENIYINTSASIDGALVRIGTLYFRVISGDNGENYLLEKIDLENPKVELIEVNK, encoded by the coding sequence ATGAGATTTTATTCTTACAACTATTTGCTTGAGCAAATTGCTAAGTTTGATTGGTGGGGAGCAGCATTTCCATTATTTTTAATTATTTGTCTTATTTTCACTTTTTTTAAATACAACAAAGGACATAAAGACAGTAAATTTAGGGAACTGGCTATTATTTTTACTCTTACTATTATTGTTGTTATAAGTATTAAGATAACTCAGTATCAAAAATCACATAGCAATGACAATCGTTATAGACAGGCGGTTCATTTCATTGAAGTTATAGCAGAGGATTTGAAAACTGATAAAGAAAACATCTACATAAATACTTCTGCTTCAATAGATGGAGCCTTAGTGAGAATTGGAACTCTTTATTTCAGAGTTATTAGTGGAGATAATGGTGAAAATTATCTTTTAGAAAAAATTGATTTAGAAAATCCAAAAGTAGAATTAATCGAGGTGAACAAATAA
- the thiD gene encoding bifunctional hydroxymethylpyrimidine kinase/phosphomethylpyrimidine kinase, which yields MKNVLSIAGSDCSAGAGIQADLKTFVANGVYGMTVITSLTAQNPQKVKMVEDVSIEMLKNQLEAILDAIEVSAIKIGMINSKENAELIYDTLLKYKVKNIVLDPIMISTSGKSLIKDETKDFLVNKLFKSVDIITPNLDETKEIVKMILNNENIENIDSAKKMQSYGKIIADFTKKWVLVKGGHLSNNAVDILLNSDETYILEGEKIPNNKTHGTGCSLSSAIASNLAKGYSMLDSVKKAKNFVLCSIKNSIDFGEIGGTVNQMGEIYKNIDIEKLY from the coding sequence ATGAAAAATGTCTTATCAATAGCAGGTTCAGATTGTAGTGCGGGAGCAGGGATACAAGCTGATTTAAAAACTTTTGTTGCAAATGGAGTTTATGGAATGACTGTTATCACAAGCTTAACAGCCCAGAATCCACAGAAAGTAAAGATGGTTGAAGATGTTTCAATAGAAATGCTAAAAAATCAACTAGAAGCAATATTAGATGCTATAGAAGTTTCAGCCATAAAGATTGGAATGATAAATAGCAAAGAAAATGCTGAACTGATATATGATACCTTGTTGAAATACAAAGTTAAAAATATAGTTCTCGACCCTATAATGATATCTACAAGTGGAAAATCTTTAATAAAAGATGAAACAAAAGATTTTTTAGTAAATAAGTTATTTAAGTCAGTGGATATAATCACTCCTAATTTAGATGAAACAAAAGAAATAGTAAAAATGATTTTAAATAATGAAAATATAGAGAATATAGATAGTGCTAAAAAAATGCAAAGCTATGGAAAGATAATTGCAGATTTTACTAAGAAGTGGGTACTTGTTAAAGGTGGACATCTTTCAAATAATGCAGTGGATATTCTTTTAAATAGTGATGAAACATATATTTTAGAAGGAGAGAAAATTCCTAATAATAAGACTCATGGAACAGGTTGTAGCCTATCTTCAGCCATAGCCTCAAACTTAGCTAAAGGTTATTCTATGTTGGACTCAGTCAAGAAAGCCAAGAATTTTGTACTGTGTTCAATAAAGAACTCAATAGATTTTGGAGAAATAGGTGGAACAGTAAATCAAATGGGAGAAATATATAAAAATATAGATATAGAAAAGCTATATTAA
- the thiS gene encoding sulfur carrier protein ThiS: protein MAEINGKYEEINDVNLLDYLIANKYRVDRVVIDYNGEIVKKLEFSKINIKNTDKIEIVCFVGGG, encoded by the coding sequence ATGGCAGAAATTAATGGAAAATATGAAGAGATAAATGATGTTAATTTACTAGATTATTTAATAGCTAATAAATACAGAGTTGATAGAGTTGTTATCGACTATAATGGAGAAATAGTAAAAAAGTTAGAATTTTCAAAAATTAATATAAAAAATACAGATAAAATAGAAATTGTATGTTTTGTTGGTGGAGGCTAG
- a CDS encoding DUF3290 domain-containing protein, producing the protein MRFYSYNYLLEQIAKFDWWGAVFTLFLIICLIFTLFKYNKGHKESKFRELAIIFTLTIIVVISIKITQYQESHINDNRYRQAVHFIEVVAEDLKTDKENIYINTSASIDGALVRIGTLYFRVISGDNGENYLLEKIDLENPKVELIEVRK; encoded by the coding sequence ATGAGATTTTATTCTTACAACTATTTGCTTGAGCAAATTGCTAAGTTCGATTGGTGGGGAGCTGTATTCACTCTATTTTTAATTATTTGTCTTATTTTCACTTTGTTTAAATACAACAAAGGACATAAAGAAAGTAAATTTAGGGAACTGGCTATTATTTTTACTCTTACTATTATTGTTGTTATAAGTATTAAGATTACTCAGTATCAAGAATCACATATCAATGATAATCGTTATAGACAGGCTGTTCATTTCATTGAAGTTGTAGCAGAGGATTTGAAAACTGATAAGGAAAATATCTATATAAATACTTCGGCTTCAATAGATGGAGCCTTAGTAAGAATTGGAACTCTTTATTTCAGAGTTATTAGTGGAGACAATGGTGAAAATTATCTTTTAGAAAAAATTGATTTGGAAAATCCAAAGGTAGAATTAATTGAGGTGAGAAAATAA
- a CDS encoding DUF421 domain-containing protein produces MELSYLNIAIKLIMGLLSSVLVINISGKGNLAPSSTMDQVSNYVLGGIVGRVIYAPNITVLQFFIVLMIWTIIVLLLKWLKTNSVIFKSILDGQPVILIKKGVLDVEACRRAGLTAHDIAFKLRTNGIYSIKKVKRAVLEQNGQLIVVLQDEENPKYPIITDGTVQTNILEVIDKDTEWLETRLKEMGYDNISDIFLAEYDNGKITVVTY; encoded by the coding sequence ATGGAATTATCATATTTAAACATTGCTATTAAATTGATTATGGGACTTCTTTCTTCAGTCTTAGTTATAAATATATCAGGAAAAGGAAATCTTGCACCTTCATCAACTATGGATCAAGTTTCAAACTATGTTCTAGGGGGAATTGTCGGAAGGGTAATATATGCCCCTAATATAACTGTACTTCAATTTTTTATTGTCCTTATGATATGGACAATCATAGTTCTTCTTCTAAAATGGCTAAAAACTAACAGTGTAATATTCAAAAGTATTTTAGATGGACAACCTGTAATCCTCATAAAAAAGGGAGTATTAGATGTTGAGGCTTGTCGTAGAGCAGGATTAACAGCCCATGATATAGCTTTTAAATTACGTACTAATGGAATTTATAGTATCAAAAAAGTTAAAAGAGCTGTGCTGGAACAAAATGGACAACTGATAGTTGTTTTACAAGATGAAGAAAATCCTAAGTATCCTATTATAACTGATGGTACAGTACAAACAAATATACTTGAAGTTATTGATAAAGATACTGAATGGCTAGAAACAAGATTAAAAGAAATGGGATATGATAATATTTCTGATATATTCTTAGCAGAATATGACAATGGAAAAATCACTGTAGTAACTTACTAA
- the thiC gene encoding phosphomethylpyrimidine synthase ThiC → MYKTQMEAAKKGILTKEMKSIAESEAMDEKNLMQRVASGEIAIPANKNHSSLVAKGVGSGLSTKINVNLGISKDCPDVDKELEKVKVAIDMKADAIMDLSSFGKTEEFRKKLIAMSTAMVGTVPVYDAIGFYDKELKDIKAEEFLDVVRKHAEDGVDFVTIHAGLNREAVELFKRNERITNIVSRGGSLMYAWMELNNAENPFYENFDKLLDICEEYDMTISLGDALRPGCLNDATDACQIKELITLGELTKRAWKRNVQIIIEGPGHMAIDEIEANVKLEKKLCHNAPFYVLGPLVTDIAPGYDHITSAIGGAIAAAAGVDFLCYVTPAEHLRLPNLDDMKEGIIASRIAAHAADISKKVPKAIDWDNRMAKYRADINWEGMFAEAIDEEKARRYRKESTPENEDTCTMCGKMCSMRTMKKIMSGEDLNILK, encoded by the coding sequence ATGTATAAAACACAGATGGAGGCTGCTAAAAAGGGAATTTTAACAAAGGAAATGAAAAGCATTGCTGAAAGTGAAGCTATGGACGAAAAAAATTTAATGCAAAGGGTAGCAAGTGGAGAAATTGCTATACCAGCTAATAAAAATCATAGTTCTCTTGTGGCAAAAGGAGTTGGGTCAGGACTATCAACAAAGATAAATGTAAACTTAGGAATATCTAAAGATTGTCCTGATGTAGATAAAGAATTGGAAAAAGTAAAAGTTGCCATAGATATGAAGGCAGATGCAATAATGGACTTGAGTTCATTTGGTAAAACAGAGGAATTTAGAAAGAAATTAATTGCTATGTCAACAGCTATGGTTGGAACAGTTCCCGTATATGATGCCATAGGTTTCTATGACAAGGAATTAAAGGATATAAAGGCTGAAGAATTTTTAGATGTAGTGAGAAAACATGCGGAAGATGGAGTGGACTTTGTCACTATACATGCAGGATTAAATAGAGAGGCAGTTGAACTTTTCAAAAGAAATGAAAGAATAACTAATATTGTTTCAAGGGGAGGTTCTCTTATGTATGCTTGGATGGAGCTTAACAATGCTGAAAATCCTTTCTATGAAAACTTCGATAAACTTTTAGATATCTGTGAAGAATATGATATGACAATAAGTTTGGGAGATGCATTGAGACCAGGTTGCTTAAACGATGCAACAGACGCCTGTCAAATAAAAGAGCTAATAACATTGGGAGAATTGACTAAGAGAGCATGGAAAAGAAATGTACAAATAATAATTGAAGGACCAGGACATATGGCAATAGATGAAATAGAAGCGAATGTAAAGTTAGAAAAGAAACTTTGCCACAATGCACCTTTCTATGTACTAGGACCATTGGTAACAGATATTGCCCCAGGTTATGACCATATCACTTCAGCCATTGGTGGAGCAATAGCAGCTGCTGCAGGAGTTGACTTCCTATGTTATGTTACACCAGCTGAACATTTAAGATTGCCAAATTTAGATGATATGAAAGAAGGTATAATAGCCTCTCGTATTGCTGCCCATGCTGCTGATATCAGTAAAAAAGTTCCAAAGGCTATAGATTGGGATAATAGAATGGCAAAATATAGAGCAGATATAAATTGGGAAGGAATGTTTGCAGAAGCAATAGATGAAGAAAAAGCTAGAAGATACAGAAAAGAGTCTACTCCTGAAAATGAAGATACTTGTACTATGTGTGGGAAAATGTGTTCTATGAGAACTATGAAAAAAATAATGTCAGGTGAAGATTTAAATATTTTGAAGTAG
- a CDS encoding DUF421 domain-containing protein: protein MGLSYLDIAIKLTMGLLSLVLVINISGKGNLAPSSAMDQVLNYVLGGIVGGVIYNPSITVLQYFIILMMWTIIVLLLKWLKTNSVIFKTILDGQPVILIKKGVLDVEACRRAGLTAYDIAFKLRTNGIYSIKKVKRAVLEQNGQLIVVLQDEENPKYPIITDGTVQTNILEAIDKDTEWLETVLKEMGHDNISDIFLAEYDNGKITVVTY from the coding sequence ATGGGATTATCGTATTTAGACATTGCTATTAAATTGACTATGGGACTTCTTTCTTTAGTCTTAGTTATAAATATATCAGGAAAAGGAAATCTTGCACCTTCATCAGCTATGGACCAAGTTTTAAACTATGTTCTAGGGGGAATTGTCGGAGGGGTAATATATAACCCTAGTATAACTGTACTTCAATATTTTATCATCCTTATGATGTGGACAATCATAGTTCTTCTTCTAAAATGGCTAAAAACTAACAGTGTAATATTCAAAACTATTTTAGATGGACAACCTGTAATCCTCATAAAAAAGGGAGTATTAGATGTTGAGGCTTGTCGTAGAGCAGGATTAACAGCCTATGATATAGCTTTTAAATTACGTACTAATGGAATTTATAGTATCAAAAAAGTTAAAAGAGCTGTGCTGGAACAAAATGGACAACTGATAGTTGTTTTACAAGATGAAGAAAATCCTAAATATCCTATTATAACTGATGGTACAGTACAAACAAATATACTTGAAGCTATTGATAAAGATACTGAATGGCTAGAAACAGTATTAAAAGAAATGGGACATGATAACATTTCTGATATATTCTTAGCAGAATATGACAATGGAAAAATTACTGTAGTAACTTACTAA
- the thiE gene encoding thiamine phosphate synthase gives MELKACKIYLVTDEKACLEKDFYACIEEAIKGGVKIVQLREKNISTKDFYEKALKVKEICKNYGALFIINDRLDIAQVVGADGVHLGQSDMPIEKAREILKDKFLIGATARNVEEAKRAELLGADYIGSGAIFGTNTKDNAKKLEMEELKKIVASVKIPVFAIGGINIDNVSILKNIGLQGICAVSGILSEKDCKKAVDMMLKKFN, from the coding sequence ATGGAATTAAAGGCTTGCAAGATTTATCTAGTTACTGATGAAAAAGCTTGTTTAGAAAAAGATTTTTATGCTTGTATAGAAGAAGCTATTAAAGGTGGAGTTAAGATAGTTCAGTTAAGAGAAAAAAATATATCTACAAAAGATTTCTATGAGAAGGCTTTAAAGGTAAAAGAAATTTGTAAAAACTATGGAGCCTTATTCATTATAAATGACAGATTGGATATAGCCCAGGTTGTTGGAGCAGATGGTGTTCATCTAGGACAATCTGATATGCCAATAGAGAAAGCAAGGGAGATTTTAAAGGATAAATTCTTAATTGGAGCAACAGCAAGAAATGTAGAAGAAGCTAAAAGAGCAGAACTCTTAGGAGCAGACTATATAGGAAGTGGAGCTATCTTTGGAACAAATACAAAAGATAATGCTAAAAAATTGGAGATGGAAGAGTTAAAAAAGATAGTTGCCAGTGTAAAAATTCCAGTTTTTGCTATAGGTGGAATAAATATTGATAATGTAAGTATTTTAAAAAATATAGGTTTACAAGGTATATGTGCAGTGTCAGGGATATTATCAGAAAAAGATTGTAAAAAAGCAGTAGATATGATGTTGAAAAAATTTAATTAA
- the thiF gene encoding sulfur carrier protein ThiS adenylyltransferase ThiF: MDLKEEDLLERNVKGISEKLKKAKVCILGLGGLGSNVATLLARAGIGSLKLVDFDIVEASNLNRQQYRISHIGLKKTEAIRTIIKEINPFVEIEVLNKKVDRENILSIVGDVEIVVEAFDIAETKAMAIEELLINGDKILVSASGMAGLGSANEIITRKVRDNFYLVGDNYSDYEEYSGIMSTRVMLCAAHQANIVLRLIVGEENER, encoded by the coding sequence ATGGACTTAAAAGAAGAAGATTTGCTTGAAAGAAATGTAAAAGGTATATCTGAAAAATTAAAAAAGGCAAAAGTTTGTATTTTAGGCTTGGGTGGCTTGGGCTCAAATGTAGCTACTCTACTTGCAAGAGCAGGAATAGGTTCTTTAAAATTAGTTGATTTTGATATAGTCGAAGCAAGCAATTTGAATAGACAACAATATAGGATATCTCATATAGGCTTAAAGAAAACTGAGGCTATAAGAACTATTATAAAAGAAATAAATCCTTTTGTAGAGATTGAAGTTTTAAATAAAAAAGTAGATAGAGAAAATATATTATCTATAGTTGGAGATGTTGAAATTGTTGTAGAAGCCTTTGATATTGCTGAAACAAAGGCTATGGCTATAGAAGAATTATTGATAAATGGAGATAAGATACTTGTATCTGCCTCAGGAATGGCAGGATTAGGTTCAGCAAATGAAATTATTACAAGAAAAGTTAGAGATAATTTCTATTTAGTAGGAGATAATTATTCTGACTATGAAGAATATTCAGGGATTATGTCAACAAGAGTTATGCTTTGTGCTGCCCACCAAGCCAATATTGTTTTAAGATTAATAGTAGGAGAAGAAAATGAAAGATAG
- a CDS encoding S8 family peptidase yields the protein MRVRLAKEDVNSNYKVSLIDVSREKDFVKILEDYNIKYKRTEYFKDLFMYKLIDINSKFIMILQEKASNYIKYIEPVSIYSLPLQIEDEDGEIPVVYPEENKDYVTLGVIDNGIAHIKHLDPWIKRVHTRFLREETSTTHGTFVSGIALYGDKLENREIVKNEPFYLLDATVLSATTIEEDDLLKNITLAIEENYKRVKIWNLSLSVRLGIEEDTFSDFGVVLDHLQKTYGVLILKSAGNGGNFMKQLPKGKLYHGSDSLLSLVVGSITNEGYASNYSRVGLGPKGTIKPDIASYGGDLLRGDNGEMIMKGVNSFSRNGNVASSSGTSFATARISSLATIIYQNICKDFKDFSDFNPILLKALIIHSAKNTDKNLSVEEIGYGIPSTSTEILSYFKNENIKIFNGVMEKNQEIELDASFFNYKKDIKIKLTLVYDTEFDYLQKGDYIKSDIKIKNISENGKNLTRKFEGILERNKKIELYSDNDIKKNYTLIIEKLN from the coding sequence ATGAGAGTAAGATTAGCGAAAGAAGATGTAAATTCAAATTATAAAGTTAGTTTAATTGATGTTTCAAGAGAAAAAGATTTTGTAAAAATTTTAGAAGACTATAATATTAAATACAAAAGAACAGAATACTTTAAGGATCTTTTCATGTATAAATTAATTGATATCAACAGTAAATTTATCATGATATTACAAGAGAAGGCTTCAAACTATATTAAATATATTGAGCCTGTTTCTATATATTCTTTGCCTTTGCAAATTGAAGATGAAGATGGAGAAATCCCTGTAGTCTATCCTGAAGAAAATAAAGATTATGTAACTTTGGGAGTTATAGACAATGGTATAGCCCATATAAAACATTTAGATCCTTGGATAAAAAGGGTTCATACAAGATTTTTAAGGGAAGAGACAAGTACAACACATGGAACATTTGTTTCAGGTATTGCTCTGTATGGGGATAAACTAGAAAATAGAGAGATAGTAAAGAATGAGCCTTTCTATCTTTTAGATGCTACTGTTCTATCTGCCACAACAATAGAAGAAGATGACTTATTAAAAAATATCACTTTAGCAATAGAAGAAAATTATAAAAGAGTTAAAATTTGGAATTTATCTTTGAGTGTTAGATTGGGTATAGAAGAAGATACTTTCTCAGATTTTGGAGTAGTTTTAGACCATTTACAAAAAACTTATGGAGTTTTGATTTTAAAATCTGCTGGTAATGGTGGTAACTTTATGAAACAACTTCCAAAAGGAAAACTTTATCATGGTTCAGACTCATTACTATCACTTGTAGTTGGTTCAATAACTAATGAAGGTTATGCTTCAAACTACAGTAGAGTAGGTTTAGGACCTAAGGGAACAATTAAGCCTGACATAGCTAGTTATGGTGGTGACTTATTACGTGGTGATAACGGTGAAATGATAATGAAGGGAGTAAATTCATTCTCTAGAAATGGAAATGTTGCTTCATCATCAGGTACAAGTTTTGCCACTGCAAGAATTTCATCTCTTGCTACAATAATTTATCAAAATATATGTAAGGATTTTAAAGATTTCTCTGATTTTAATCCTATACTTTTAAAAGCTTTGATTATTCATTCGGCTAAAAATACAGATAAAAATCTATCTGTGGAAGAAATAGGATATGGAATTCCTAGCACTTCAACTGAGATTTTATCATATTTCAAGAATGAAAATATTAAGATATTTAATGGAGTTATGGAAAAGAATCAGGAAATTGAGCTAGATGCTTCATTCTTTAACTATAAGAAAGATATAAAAATTAAACTTACTTTAGTCTATGACACAGAGTTTGATTACTTACAAAAGGGTGATTACATTAAATCAGATATAAAAATTAAAAATATATCAGAAAATGGAAAAAATTTAACTAGAAAATTTGAAGGAATTTTAGAAAGAAATAAAAAAATTGAATTGTATTCAGATAATGACATAAAGAAAAATTATACATTAATAATAGAAAAGTTAAATTAG
- a CDS encoding ABC-F family ATP-binding cassette domain-containing protein: MAILQVNDIYMGFSGETLFKEISFSVDEKDKIGLIGVNGAGKTTLIKLLLGLENSEINPTTNERGTISKKSNLKVGYLAQNTQLNKENTVFNELMTVFNNLLEDYNRMQEINFLLTVDLDNFDKLMEELGEVSERYERHEGYSIEYKIKQILNGLNIPENLWTMKIGNLSGGQNSRVALAKILLEEPDLLILDEPTNHLDLTSIEWLEKILKDYNKAIILISHDVYFLDNVVNRVFEIEGKRLKDYKGNYTDFLIQKEAYLSGEVKAYEKEQDKIKKMEEFIRRYKAGVKSKQARGREKILNRMEKMENPVVTTQKIKLKFDIKAQSVDLVLDIKNLSKTFEDKLLFKDLNLKVYRGERIGLIGKNGTGKSTLLKIINNLEKASSGEFKIGERVSIGYYDQNHQGLGLNNNIIEELMFYFTLSEEEARNICGAFLFREDDIYKKISSLSGGEKARVAFMKLMLEKPNFLILDEPTNHLDIYSREILMDALEDYPGTILVVSHDRNFLDTVVTKIYELKTDGVETFDGDYESYKQERDNVKVKNEEAVKSYEEQKKAKNRIASLEKKLVRLEEEIQKIEEEKEEVNKKYLLAGEKNDVDKLMSLQEELDNLDNKILEKYQEYEETEIELKSL; encoded by the coding sequence TTGGCAATATTACAAGTAAATGATATATATATGGGTTTCTCTGGAGAAACTCTTTTTAAAGAAATATCTTTTTCAGTTGATGAGAAAGATAAAATAGGACTAATAGGTGTAAATGGTGCAGGGAAAACAACCCTTATTAAATTACTATTAGGTTTGGAAAATTCTGAAATCAACCCTACTACAAATGAGAGAGGAACTATCTCTAAAAAAAGTAATTTAAAAGTGGGTTATCTTGCACAAAATACACAACTTAATAAAGAAAATACAGTTTTCAATGAGCTTATGACTGTATTTAACAATCTTTTAGAAGACTATAACAGAATGCAAGAAATAAATTTTCTGCTAACTGTTGATTTAGATAATTTTGACAAGTTGATGGAAGAACTTGGTGAGGTTTCTGAAAGATATGAAAGACATGAAGGATATTCAATAGAATATAAAATAAAGCAGATTTTAAATGGTTTAAATATTCCTGAAAATCTTTGGACTATGAAAATTGGAAATCTATCAGGTGGACAAAATTCAAGAGTTGCTCTTGCTAAAATATTGTTGGAAGAACCTGATTTACTGATACTTGACGAACCTACTAACCATTTGGATTTAACATCTATTGAATGGCTTGAGAAGATTCTAAAAGACTATAACAAGGCTATAATTTTAATATCACATGATGTGTATTTCTTGGATAATGTAGTCAATAGAGTTTTTGAAATTGAAGGTAAAAGATTAAAAGACTACAAAGGAAATTACACTGATTTCTTAATTCAAAAAGAGGCTTATTTAAGTGGAGAAGTTAAAGCCTATGAAAAAGAACAAGATAAAATAAAGAAGATGGAAGAATTCATCAGAAGATATAAAGCAGGGGTGAAATCTAAACAGGCTAGAGGTAGAGAAAAAATACTTAATAGAATGGAAAAAATGGAAAATCCTGTTGTAACAACTCAAAAGATAAAATTAAAATTTGATATAAAAGCACAAAGTGTTGACTTAGTTTTAGATATTAAAAATTTATCTAAGACTTTTGAAGATAAGTTGTTGTTTAAGGATTTAAATTTAAAAGTTTATCGTGGAGAAAGAATAGGTTTAATAGGAAAAAATGGTACAGGAAAATCTACTCTTTTAAAGATTATCAACAATTTAGAAAAGGCTAGTTCAGGGGAATTTAAAATAGGTGAAAGAGTTTCTATTGGTTACTACGACCAAAATCATCAAGGATTAGGTTTAAATAATAATATTATAGAAGAACTTATGTTCTATTTTACTTTATCTGAAGAAGAAGCTAGAAATATCTGTGGAGCCTTTCTATTTAGAGAAGATGATATTTACAAAAAGATTTCTTCTTTAAGTGGTGGAGAAAAAGCTAGGGTTGCTTTTATGAAACTTATGCTTGAAAAGCCTAATTTCTTAATACTTGACGAACCTACTAACCACTTGGATATCTACTCAAGAGAAATTTTAATGGATGCACTTGAAGATTATCCTGGAACTATCTTAGTTGTATCTCATGATAGAAATTTCTTAGACACCGTTGTAACTAAAATCTATGAGTTGAAAACTGATGGAGTTGAAACTTTTGATGGAGATTATGAGTCCTATAAACAAGAGAGAGACAATGTAAAAGTTAAGAATGAAGAAGCTGTAAAATCTTATGAAGAACAGAAAAAGGCTAAAAATAGAATTGCTTCTTTGGAAAAGAAACTTGTAAGACTTGAAGAAGAAATACAAAAAATTGAAGAAGAAAAAGAAGAAGTAAATAAGAAATATCTACTTGCAGGAGAAAAAAATGATGTAGATAAACTTATGTCTTTACAAGAAGAATTAGATAATCTTGATAATAAAATATTAGAAAAATATCAAGAATATGAAGAAACAGAAATAGAATTAAAAAGTCTTTAA
- a CDS encoding DMT family transporter yields MKKNDNTGMLSTFVGGTLWGINGVMGNYLFLNKNVTTPWLIPYRLILAGFLLLGYLYYKKGTKIFDVLKNPKDLFQIVLFGFIGMLGTQYTYFSAIQFSNAAIATVLTYFGPTLVLIYMCLREKRKPLKYEIVSICLSSFGVFLLATHGDITSLQISFKALVWGILSALSVVFYTVQPESLLKKYGASIVVAWGMMIGGIFIAFVTKPWNINVTFDFITFLVLMLIIVFGTIIAFILYLTGVNIIGPTKASIIACIEPVAATICAILFLGVTFDFLDVIGFLCIISTIFIVAYFDKKAKKK; encoded by the coding sequence ATGAAAAAGAATGATAATACTGGAATGTTAAGCACCTTTGTAGGAGGAACTCTCTGGGGTATAAACGGAGTTATGGGAAACTACTTGTTTCTTAATAAAAATGTTACTACTCCTTGGCTTATACCATACAGATTGATACTAGCAGGTTTCTTACTACTAGGTTATCTATACTATAAAAAAGGAACTAAGATTTTTGATGTTTTAAAAAATCCTAAAGATTTATTTCAAATTGTACTATTTGGATTTATTGGAATGTTAGGTACACAATATACATATTTCTCTGCTATTCAGTTTTCAAATGCTGCCATAGCAACAGTGCTTACATATTTTGGACCTACCTTAGTTCTGATATATATGTGTTTAAGAGAGAAAAGAAAACCTTTGAAATATGAGATTGTTTCAATCTGTCTATCAAGTTTTGGAGTTTTCCTTTTAGCAACACATGGAGATATAACAAGTTTACAAATATCTTTTAAAGCTCTTGTTTGGGGTATATTATCTGCCTTATCTGTTGTATTTTATACTGTACAACCTGAAAGTCTTTTAAAGAAATATGGAGCTTCAATAGTAGTTGCTTGGGGTATGATGATAGGTGGAATATTTATTGCCTTTGTAACAAAACCTTGGAATATCAATGTAACTTTTGATTTTATAACTTTCCTTGTGTTAATGTTAATAATTGTATTTGGAACAATAATTGCATTTATTCTTTATTTGACAGGAGTAAATATAATAGGACCAACAAAAGCGAGTATAATCGCTTGTATTGAACCTGTGGCTGCAACTATCTGTGCTATATTATTCTTAGGTGTAACATTTGATTTCCTAGATGTAATAGGATTTTTATGTATAATATCAACAATTTTTATAGTTGCTTATTTTGATAAAAAAGCAAAGAAAAAATAA